Below is a window of Leuconostoc gasicomitatum LMG 18811 DNA.
CACAAGATGTTGCTGCACAATTAGATATCGACGCTATTCACGCCCAAGTCTCGCCTCAAGAGAAAATTGCCCTAGTCATTAAATACCAACAACTAGGTGATGTTATGATGATTGGTGATGGCATAAATGACGCCCCTGCACTTGCGCAAGCAAACTTGTCGATAGCTATCGGAGCTGGCACGCAAGTCGCACAAGCTGCAGCTGATGCTGTACTGATTGCTAATCAGTTACCAAAAATTATTGATTTTCTACAACTCATTAAACGCGCTCATACAAAACAAATTCAAAACTTATGGTGGGGGGCCGGATATAATATTATCGCTATTCCTTTAGCTGCGGGTGTTTTAGCTGCCATGGGTGTAATGCTCAATCCAATGATTGGTGCCATTGTGATGTCACTTTCAACGATTATTGTGACACTTAATGCGATGACGCTTAAAGCGTCACAAAACCAAAAATAATACCTCCCGTAAGTATAACAAAAGAAACCATATAATTAGTTTCCATTTAAAGGCATTCAAATCAACAATGTAAGCGTTTTCTCTAATAATTTTATCATTTTTAATGATAGGAAGTTACTAGCTAAACTCACACTTAATAATATAAAGTATTTAACTTCGCTTAAGTTTCTGTCACAATTTAACTGTTGTTTAATGTAAAAGTGTATAATAGAATGTATTGGTAATTTTACATAACTTAAGGAGAACATACTCATGCGTAAGTATATCGCAGAATTCCTCGGCACTTTCATATTGGTGTTCGTCGGAACTGGTAGCGTTGTTTATTCAGCTGCTACAGCATCTTCACCATTAACAATTGCATTGGCCTTTGGATTAGCCCTCGCAGTTGCAATCTATGCCTTTGGCAATATTTCAGGCGGACACTTCAACCCAGCTGTCTCATTGTCAATGGCTATACAAAAGCGTTTAACATGGATTGAATTCATTGGTTATGTTATCGCCCAGTTACTTGGTGCCATTGTAGCCTCAGCTGCCGTTTACGGCGGTATATCAGCCTACCTAAAATCACCAACAGTCGTACAAGCTTTGTCTGGTCAAAAAATGTCAGTGTCACAATTTGTGAACCTTGCCGGCTTAGGTCAAACAAACTTTGCTGATGGCCAAACGTTAACAGCTTTTGTATTTGAATTAGTTTTGACATTCCTATTCATTTTAGTTATTTCAATTGTTACAAAATTGGCTAACGTACCAGCCCCAATCATTATTGGACTGTGGTTATCAGCTTTGCTTATCGTCGCATTACCAATCACTGGTGGTGCCTTTAACCCTGCTCGTGCCCTATCACCAGCTATCTTTGTTCAAGGAAAAGCCTTAGGTCATGTTTGGGTATATATCGTCGCTAACTTACTTGGTGGCGTTTTGGCAGCATATGCCGCTAACTTTTTCAACAAAGAAGTTAAAGAAGTTGCCTAATTTAATATAATAAAAAATCATCTCATCATATGTGAGATGATTTTTTATTGTATTGAAAGTTGCCGTGGAAAATCTGGTGGTACTGGTACACTAACCATTTTTGTGTCCCCACTAAATGGTATCGTGAGTTCAATTGATGTTGCATGCAACATCATACGTACGGTTCCCATTGCACTGCCATATAATGAATCACCAATGATTGGATGTCCAATAGCTGCAAGATGAACACGAATTTGATGCATACGACCCGTTTCTAATTGTACACGTAACAGCGTTTTTTGAAATACCATATGTATCTGCGTCCAATGTGTTATTGCTAGTTGTTCATCAATGCCATTGACCATACGTTTTCGATCATCATCCAAATCGACACCAATCGGCGCATTAATTGTCCCGGAATTACCAGTCATTTTACCATTAACCCATGCCAAGTAAGTACGTTTAATGTCTTTGTCAGCCAACATTCGGTTTAATATTGGGACAACAACAGGGTTTTTAGCTACAATGACGGCTCCGGATGTCTCCCGGTCAAGACGATGAACCATATACGGCCTTGCCACAACGCCAGCACTGACGAGATGTCTCTCACTGAAATCAGCAGCCAAGTAATTTAATAAGGTATCATTTTCTGTTAGTGTATGTGGATGCATTTTCATACCCGCAGGTTTATTTACAACAACAAAATCTTCTGATTCAAAAACGATTCCAACACGTTGCATACCATTTGGCGGATAATGTGATTCACTCGTTCGAAAATCTTCCTGATCAAACCGTAAAGTTAATTTATCGTTGACTTGCAGTTCATAACTAGTGGGTACTTCGTTACCATTGACTAAATAGTTTTTTTTAATTCGTAACGCACCGCGGATCCGTTGTGGTAACAACCACATTTTCAATGTTTGTTTAACAGACTGCCCCGCGTTTTGGTTAGTTATTGTAAATTGATGGACCCAAGTCGTTGCCATAACTGATGCTCCTTAAATGACATACCATTTTCACTTTTTTGACTGTGCATTTTTATCAGACACACTCACAAGTTTATACTTGACTTTCCCCCCGTCAATAGAAGCATAAAGTAATTGCGTCTCATCCTCGTCAAAAAAACCAAGATTAACAACAAACTCATCTTCATACTTTTCGAAGCCTTGAAAGGCTTTTTTTATAATATGCTGCATAACTGATACAGTTTCAAGTTGATCATTAGCCGATAAAACAGCTTCATGTAATGATTCACCATCGTCAAGATGTTGTTTGATGATTGACACCTTAATGTAAGCTCGAAACCCATATAAGCGTGTTTCTTGACAATCATCCCGTTCAATTGACGTAACATAACCCTGCTTTTCCCAATAACGTAATTGCCGGGTAGACACATTTGTCATACGGGCTAATTCGCCAATTCGAAATTGAAGATTATCAAATGACGGTTTTTTAAATTTTCTAAAGTGTGTAGGGATCGATTCTGAACTCATGCGTACGCGCCTCTATGCATTATTATATTCTTGTTAACTTAGTTGTCAAATTTTTAGTTAAATAATGTTTCCCATTGTGATAATATAGGCGTAATTTTAAAACTTTCTACACGCTGTAGACTCTTCTCAGAATACGCCTGACGTACTTCTTCGTCAAGAAGAACAGGTTCAATTGCTGTATACAAAGCTGCCACATCAGCAGTAGGTGTCAAAATACCGTAATCTCCTTCGCGCAACACTTCAGCTGACCCTGTGTTTCTCATGGCAGCAACTGGTAATCCAAAACTCATAGCTTCAACTAAGACTAATGGTAGCCCTTCCCAGCGCGAAGTTTGTACAAATAGGCTCGCATTTTGATAATGTGCCCTTAAATCATCATCTTTCAACGCTCCGCGGTAAATAATTTTATCTGTCGCTTGGTAGGTTGCCACCAATTGTTTAAATGCTAACATATCTTCAGGTGATCCACTGCCAGCAATTGCTAATTGCCAGTCTTCAGGTAATTTTGAAGCTAGTTGAACGGCAAAATCAATCCCTTTATGTTGAATAGCTATTCGAGCTGTAAAAGCAATAGTATGCTTTGCTAAATTAGCATGTCCATTGGGCGTAATAGTCAATGGATTCCAAATTTTAACTGTTTTATTATATACTGAAAATCCTGCCAAATCAGATTCCGTTAGTGCAACAATCACATCTAACGCACGTAAACCCGCATCAAACTCCTGCCGCATGGCTGCATAATACTGCGTTTGATACGTATGAACATTATTATGCATCCAACCGATTAGCTTTGTATTTGGTAAACTTAACTGTGCCGCAAAGCTGGATAACAATCCGCCAGCTAAAATAACAACATCAAAATGACTAGCAACTGCTTCAAACTCTTTAATTTGTCGATCAAAACGTTGAAATGGCTGCGCATCATTATCAAATATCCGAGGCGTTTTCCCGACGATAAGTGGTGCTTCTAAATCATAAAAAGGTTCAGTATCTGAAAAGCTATAATATGTGACCGAGTGTCGTGTGCTCAATGCATTCCCAACTACTGTTGTGGCGCGTTTCATGCCACCTAATCCAATATTTTCTAACGCAATCAAAATTTCCATCCTAATATACCTCCAAATGACATTTAATCTATTGTAACAAAAAATGCCAACTTGCGGGCAGCTCTGTTAGCAGCAACCCTAAGTTGGCAAATCATCACTATTCTATCTGACTCCAGTCATCTGCATTGCGTGGTAACAAGCGTGTCGAATCAGTTTTTTCGTCATTTGCTTCCGGTGCATCTGTTACATATTTGCTTAATGTTGATTGATTCCCGTTTTTAGCAAATAAACTAGTTGATGCTTTCCCTAAAACAACGTTTTGTTTCTTTAGACGGCTAATTGTTGCACGTTTACTGTAATCAAATTGACTCACTTCAACTTCTTTAAACCCTTTTGGTTTATAAAAACGTAATAAGTTTTTCTGATTAAGGTTATCTGACATTGCTAATTTTTCATTGACACCCGATTGAATACGATCGAATGTTTTCTGTAATTTGGGACTAGGATTTGTAATGATTTCATTTGTCTTCACGTCCCAATAACGATCAGATAAGCTCGCATAATCGCTTGTTATCCAATCTTTATTACGAAATGCAACAACATCTGAGTGCTGTTTACTCAACAAATCTTGCCCAAACTGTATATAACGTTGTGTGCTAACACCTAACAAATGTTCAACTGTTGGCGCAACATCGATTTCACCACCATATTGATGGTCAATATATCCTTTTTTCATACCCGGTATATGCACCATAAAGGGCACACGCTGTAAGTTGGCATTATCTAAGTCATTCCATTCATTCTCGTTTTTTCCTAAAATTGGCGCCAAATACTTGGCATCTGTATTAGAAATACCATAATGATCCCCATATAAAACAACCATCGTCTTATCGTACAAGCCAGAAGCTTTAAGATAATTAAAGAATTCTTTCACCGATTGATCTAAATAATGGTTAGTCACAAAATAATTATCCACTATTTTCGAGCCACTATTAGTCGTAACAAAATTTGGATCACGATCTTCCCTGTCTAACGTATATGGTGTATGGTTAGTCACAGTCAGGTATTTTACGTAAAATGGCTGCTGCAAATTTTCTAAATAGGGCACTGATTCCTTAAATAATAATTTGTCTTTCAGTCCCCACGTTGTTGCCTTTTGACCAGTCACATCAAAATAATCACCAGAAACCCAGTTTTGATAGCCCATATGTTTATAGACATTATTACGATTCCAAAAAGTCCCCAAATTACCATGAAATACCGCACTGGAGTAACCATCTCGTTGGCCTAGAATTGCCGGCATTGCTTGGAATGTTTGATCATTGCCTAGTTTGGAGAATAACGATCCTTGTGGTAACCCAAAAGTAGAGGTTTCCAACATATTTTCAGCATCCGACGTTTTCCCTTGGCCAACCTCATGAAAAAAATTATCAAACGCAATAGTACTATTACTATGATAAATACTATTTAAAAATGGTGTCACCTCTTGACCATTAATCTTACGGTCAATTGACATTTGCTGGAAACTTTCCAGATGGATGACAATCACATTTTTCCCTTTTGCTTTGCCATAAAATTCTGGATTGATATTAGCATAATGTTTCTGAATATAATTCTTAACTTGCGTAAATTCTTCTGGTGTGGCGCTTTTACGTACTTGTCCTGTTTGATACGTGTTAATGCCATCATAAATCATAAATGGCCCAAGTCCGAGATATTTAACCATGTATTCTCGATCAAATTGTCTCGTTAAAAGCTGTGGTCGATCAATGTCTGCCACCAAAAGATTAGTCGTTAAAACAAAAAATCCAATTGTCAAAATTTTAAATGGTTTAAAACGAGGTAATACTTCATTATCAAAACGTATTTTACGTGCTAAAAATAAAGCAATTAGTATGACAATGTCAATCCAAAACAAAAAATCATGCATCCCAAAAGCTATAGCTCCCGCAGCTTTTCCACCCTGATTAACTGTATTATAGCCAAGCATTGTATTAACTGACATGAAATCTGAAAACTCTCTAAAGTAAATAACATTGAGATATAGTAACAATGTCATCACTGCGTCAAGTACAATGAGTGCACCATAATACAATTGCTTAGGTTTGATAAAAAGCGTCAGACTAAACAGCAAAATGGTAAATCCTACCGGATTTAGCAACATGAGTACGACTTGAATTGGATCTTGCACATGTAACCACTCAAAATCAGCACCATAAGCTAAAATTGTCTTCAATGTTAAGGTTACAATGACCCATGTAAAGATTCCCAGCCGTGTGTTTAATTGACGTATCCAATTTTTTGGTGAAAGAACGTTACTGTAGAAACGCTTCAAAGTTTTTTTTACTCGGTTTTCCATAAATTCCATTATACCAATATCCTATACACCTTGTGTTAAATCTTGTTATAATATTTAATATGACAATAGAAATTAAACATCAATTAGGGCTTGGCGTAATCCATGATGATGCCCTCAATATAAGAACCACTGTTTTCGTTGGTGAACAGGGTGTATCACTCGCTGATGAGATGAACAACCCACTAACAGAGAAAAAAGCCCTACATATCGTTGCTTACGTTAATGACCAACCCGCAGCCACTGCACGTGTCATAGAAGAAAACACAGGCGTTTGGCATGTCCAACGTGTCGCAACATTATATGACATGCGTGGTCAAGGATTGGGTTCACAACTATTTGATTACATTGAAAGTCTTGCCCCTATTTACCATATTCATACGCTAGACCTTGGTGCTCAAATACAAGCTAGAAAATTTTACGATCAATTAAATTTCCACACATATGGTTCTGAATTTTTTGAAGCAGGCATAGCTCATATCGGTATGAAAAAAGAATTGAAGTAATTCAATTCTTTTTTTCGTAAGCTACTTCTACTTGAATTTTGTATGCTCTTTCAGTATTAGTTAATTCTGAACGTGTTGCAGTATGACCAACACCGCCAGCAACTAGCACTGCAGATAGCGCCAAACGATAATTATTCAGTGCCTGTTTCGTTGGTGTCATACCTACCATGACTAACGTTCCGAGGTCATGAGCTTGCAGTTGATTGACACCACCTACAATCTTAGTTGCGTCATCTCCAACCACCATATCAAAATATGGTAATAGTGTGCCTGGATGGTTAGCAAACACAACATCTCGTTGCGCAATAATTTGTCGCTGTGCCTGCTCTCCAAGATGGCCATAATCATGACTCATTAGACCTAACTGATCTAACTCTATTGCTAATAATGTGATATTTTCTTGTTGCACTATGTCGCTTTCAACCACACCAG
It encodes the following:
- a CDS encoding MIP/aquaporin family protein, giving the protein MRKYIAEFLGTFILVFVGTGSVVYSAATASSPLTIALAFGLALAVAIYAFGNISGGHFNPAVSLSMAIQKRLTWIEFIGYVIAQLLGAIVASAAVYGGISAYLKSPTVVQALSGQKMSVSQFVNLAGLGQTNFADGQTLTAFVFELVLTFLFILVISIVTKLANVPAPIIIGLWLSALLIVALPITGGAFNPARALSPAIFVQGKALGHVWVYIVANLLGGVLAAYAANFFNKEVKEVA
- a CDS encoding RluA family pseudouridine synthase; its protein translation is MATTWVHQFTITNQNAGQSVKQTLKMWLLPQRIRGALRIKKNYLVNGNEVPTSYELQVNDKLTLRFDQEDFRTSESHYPPNGMQRVGIVFESEDFVVVNKPAGMKMHPHTLTENDTLLNYLAADFSERHLVSAGVVARPYMVHRLDRETSGAVIVAKNPVVVPILNRMLADKDIKRTYLAWVNGKMTGNSGTINAPIGVDLDDDRKRMVNGIDEQLAITHWTQIHMVFQKTLLRVQLETGRMHQIRVHLAAIGHPIIGDSLYGSAMGTVRMMLHATSIELTIPFSGDTKMVSVPVPPDFPRQLSIQ
- a CDS encoding MerR family transcriptional regulator translates to MSSESIPTHFRKFKKPSFDNLQFRIGELARMTNVSTRQLRYWEKQGYVTSIERDDCQETRLYGFRAYIKVSIIKQHLDDGESLHEAVLSANDQLETVSVMQHIIKKAFQGFEKYEDEFVVNLGFFDEDETQLLYASIDGGKVKYKLVSVSDKNAQSKK
- a CDS encoding glycosyltransferase, whose translation is MEILIALENIGLGGMKRATTVVGNALSTRHSVTYYSFSDTEPFYDLEAPLIVGKTPRIFDNDAQPFQRFDRQIKEFEAVASHFDVVILAGGLLSSFAAQLSLPNTKLIGWMHNNVHTYQTQYYAAMRQEFDAGLRALDVIVALTESDLAGFSVYNKTVKIWNPLTITPNGHANLAKHTIAFTARIAIQHKGIDFAVQLASKLPEDWQLAIAGSGSPEDMLAFKQLVATYQATDKIIYRGALKDDDLRAHYQNASLFVQTSRWEGLPLVLVEAMSFGLPVAAMRNTGSAEVLREGDYGILTPTADVAALYTAIEPVLLDEEVRQAYSEKSLQRVESFKITPILSQWETLFN
- a CDS encoding LTA synthase family protein codes for the protein MEFMENRVKKTLKRFYSNVLSPKNWIRQLNTRLGIFTWVIVTLTLKTILAYGADFEWLHVQDPIQVVLMLLNPVGFTILLFSLTLFIKPKQLYYGALIVLDAVMTLLLYLNVIYFREFSDFMSVNTMLGYNTVNQGGKAAGAIAFGMHDFLFWIDIVILIALFLARKIRFDNEVLPRFKPFKILTIGFFVLTTNLLVADIDRPQLLTRQFDREYMVKYLGLGPFMIYDGINTYQTGQVRKSATPEEFTQVKNYIQKHYANINPEFYGKAKGKNVIVIHLESFQQMSIDRKINGQEVTPFLNSIYHSNSTIAFDNFFHEVGQGKTSDAENMLETSTFGLPQGSLFSKLGNDQTFQAMPAILGQRDGYSSAVFHGNLGTFWNRNNVYKHMGYQNWVSGDYFDVTGQKATTWGLKDKLLFKESVPYLENLQQPFYVKYLTVTNHTPYTLDREDRDPNFVTTNSGSKIVDNYFVTNHYLDQSVKEFFNYLKASGLYDKTMVVLYGDHYGISNTDAKYLAPILGKNENEWNDLDNANLQRVPFMVHIPGMKKGYIDHQYGGEIDVAPTVEHLLGVSTQRYIQFGQDLLSKQHSDVVAFRNKDWITSDYASLSDRYWDVKTNEIITNPSPKLQKTFDRIQSGVNEKLAMSDNLNQKNLLRFYKPKGFKEVEVSQFDYSKRATISRLKKQNVVLGKASTSLFAKNGNQSTLSKYVTDAPEANDEKTDSTRLLPRNADDWSQIE
- a CDS encoding GNAT family N-acetyltransferase: MTIEIKHQLGLGVIHDDALNIRTTVFVGEQGVSLADEMNNPLTEKKALHIVAYVNDQPAATARVIEENTGVWHVQRVATLYDMRGQGLGSQLFDYIESLAPIYHIHTLDLGAQIQARKFYDQLNFHTYGSEFFEAGIAHIGMKKELK
- a CDS encoding DUF6681 family protein: MFTILDLINHYLGYFTTSSKIKGRIYTAVSAVGVWYLVYLAYRFFANGRWLRGSLIAAFFVFLFYFVVLNIIYYFTKSTFKWDVSPHIEKILGGPHVDEETSKQSTMVPANGIYQRQNIMTGVVESDIVQQENITLLAIELDQLGLMSHDYGHLGEQAQRQIIAQRDVVFANHPGTLLPYFDMVVGDDATKIVGGVNQLQAHDLGTLVMVGMTPTKQALNNYRLALSAVLVAGGVGHTATRSELTNTERAYKIQVEVAYEKKN